A window of Methanomassiliicoccus luminyensis B10 contains these coding sequences:
- a CDS encoding HemK2/MTQ2 family protein methyltransferase, whose translation MKYDAGIDITECEGVYPPAEDTFLLLDCIGDVRGMEVLEMGCGTGLISCHVASAGACLTAADINPKAAECTRRNLERNRLPGKVVLSDLFSGVRGRFDLILFNPPYLAVEEEGDLELAWAGGRTGVEVLARFLEGAPERLRPNGKVLLLLSSEMETESLDRALAPFPRRRVGTRRVFFEELWVEEIAP comes from the coding sequence ATGAAGTACGACGCGGGCATCGACATAACGGAGTGCGAGGGGGTGTACCCTCCGGCAGAGGACACCTTCCTCCTGCTGGACTGCATCGGCGACGTCCGCGGCATGGAGGTCCTGGAAATGGGATGCGGCACCGGGCTCATCAGCTGCCACGTGGCCTCGGCCGGCGCCTGCCTCACCGCCGCGGACATCAATCCCAAGGCGGCCGAGTGCACCAGGCGCAACCTCGAACGGAACCGCCTCCCGGGAAAGGTGGTCCTGTCCGATCTCTTCTCCGGCGTCCGCGGCCGCTTTGACCTGATCCTGTTCAACCCCCCGTACCTGGCGGTGGAGGAAGAAGGCGATCTGGAGCTGGCGTGGGCCGGGGGGAGGACCGGGGTCGAGGTACTGGCCCGATTCCTCGAGGGGGCGCCGGAGCGCCTGCGGCCGAACGGCAAGGTCCTCCTGCTGCTGTCATCGGAGATGGAGACCGAATCCCTTGACCGCGCTCTCGCGCCGTTCCCCCGCCGGAGGGTGGGCACCCGGCGCGTCTTCTTCGAGGAGCTATGGGTGGAGGAGATCGCTCCCTGA
- the gatE gene encoding Glu-tRNA(Gln) amidotransferase subunit GatE, whose translation MSEQHEVICGLEIHQQLDTKKLFCDCATALVEEEGMTFFRRLRPTQSELGEIDRAALAQAERKMRFRYQAPPGSSCLVDADEEPPHRANADALDIVLTVAAMMQARPVDEVHFMRKIVIDGSNTTGFQRTAMVAMDGFIEINGRKISVPTFCLEEDAARKVDTKAGEVTYRLDRLGIPLIEVATGPELHSAEEVKEAALRLGSIMRATRRVKRGIGTIREDLNISIPGGARVEIKGVQELRLLPTYVEKEVERQRSLLQIKDILLKRGTAPAAVEVKDLTEMFSSSSSKVISGALKKGGKVLGVRLPGFAGVLRSPDAKLRLGAEMAQRARAKGVAGIFHSDELPNYGIDQEYVDKVRDALEIRPEDAFVLCADDTRKAQAALGAAVLRANEALEGVPEETRDPQPDGSSSYSRPLPGAARMYPETDVPPITLDAGRLERIASKLPELPEARTARIASTYGVHEQQARQLVREGWDDLFEEVATSKDLAATAARTFLSTLPELERTGVDLAKISEGSLREVFLSLSEGHFAKEAVPDILRHIAQGKKVEEAVKELGLSMVSADEASAVVARIVKEREAFVREKELGAVGPLMGVVMTELRGKLDGKASSELLKKEIRKLLGQS comes from the coding sequence ATGAGTGAGCAGCACGAAGTGATATGCGGGCTGGAGATACACCAGCAGCTCGACACCAAGAAGCTGTTCTGCGACTGCGCCACCGCGCTGGTGGAGGAAGAGGGCATGACCTTCTTCCGGCGGCTGAGGCCCACGCAGTCCGAATTAGGCGAGATAGACCGCGCCGCGCTCGCGCAGGCGGAGAGGAAGATGAGGTTCCGCTATCAGGCGCCTCCGGGGTCCTCCTGCCTGGTGGATGCCGACGAGGAACCGCCCCACCGCGCCAACGCCGACGCCCTGGACATCGTTCTTACCGTCGCCGCCATGATGCAGGCCCGCCCGGTCGACGAGGTCCACTTCATGCGCAAGATCGTCATCGACGGCTCCAACACCACCGGCTTCCAGAGGACCGCCATGGTGGCCATGGACGGCTTCATCGAGATCAACGGGCGCAAGATATCGGTGCCCACCTTCTGCCTGGAGGAGGATGCCGCCCGCAAGGTCGACACCAAGGCCGGTGAGGTCACCTACCGCCTGGATCGCCTGGGCATACCTCTGATCGAGGTCGCCACCGGCCCCGAGCTCCACTCCGCGGAGGAGGTCAAGGAGGCCGCGTTGCGCCTCGGCTCCATAATGCGCGCCACCCGCCGGGTCAAGAGGGGCATCGGAACCATCAGGGAGGACCTCAACATCTCCATTCCCGGGGGGGCCAGGGTCGAGATCAAGGGAGTGCAGGAACTCCGCCTTCTTCCTACCTACGTGGAGAAGGAAGTGGAGCGGCAGCGGTCGCTGCTGCAGATCAAGGACATCCTGCTGAAGCGCGGGACCGCGCCCGCCGCCGTGGAGGTGAAGGACCTCACTGAGATGTTCTCCTCTTCCTCCTCCAAGGTAATATCCGGCGCCCTGAAGAAGGGCGGCAAGGTGTTGGGCGTGCGCCTTCCGGGCTTCGCCGGCGTTCTTCGCTCGCCTGACGCCAAGCTCCGCCTGGGCGCGGAGATGGCCCAGCGCGCCCGCGCCAAGGGCGTGGCCGGCATATTCCATTCGGACGAGCTGCCCAACTACGGCATCGATCAAGAGTATGTGGACAAGGTCCGCGATGCCTTGGAGATCAGGCCCGAGGACGCCTTCGTGCTGTGCGCCGATGATACCAGGAAGGCCCAGGCCGCGCTGGGCGCGGCGGTGCTGAGAGCGAACGAGGCGCTGGAAGGAGTGCCCGAGGAAACGAGGGACCCCCAGCCGGACGGCTCCAGCTCCTACTCCCGCCCGCTCCCCGGGGCGGCCAGGATGTATCCCGAGACCGATGTCCCGCCGATCACCCTGGACGCCGGACGCCTGGAACGCATCGCCTCCAAGCTCCCGGAGCTGCCGGAGGCCCGCACCGCCCGCATCGCCTCGACCTACGGCGTCCATGAGCAGCAGGCCCGCCAGCTCGTCCGCGAGGGGTGGGACGACCTGTTCGAGGAGGTCGCCACGTCCAAGGACCTGGCGGCCACGGCGGCCCGTACCTTCCTGTCCACCCTGCCCGAGCTGGAGAGGACCGGGGTGGACCTGGCCAAGATCAGCGAAGGCTCTCTCCGCGAGGTGTTCCTCTCCCTCTCTGAAGGCCACTTCGCCAAGGAGGCGGTGCCGGACATCCTCCGCCATATCGCCCAGGGCAAGAAGGTGGAGGAGGCGGTGAAGGAGCTGGGCCTCTCGATGGTCAGCGCTGACGAGGCCTCGGCGGTCGTGGCGCGCATCGTCAAGGAGCGCGAGGCTTTCGTCCGGGAGAAGGAGCTGGGCGCGGTGGGACCGCTCATGGGCGTGGTCATGACCGAGCTGCGGGGCAAGCTGGACGGGAAGGCGTCCAGCGAGCTGCTCAAGAAGGAGATCCGGAAGCTTCTGGGGCAGAGCTGA
- a CDS encoding DUF6114 domain-containing protein: MDRDLDGAGYAAGVKRVTWPYVISILGGLLILIEGVVVAVVSPFIATEGGIGPDALLFGVAVIVQGLIIIWAGWGLRRFPNRHVVLGVVIVVLSMVSMLLAGGGFIIGSVLGIVGGGWAMMSFEPTAKNEWGE, from the coding sequence ATGGACAGGGACCTGGATGGGGCCGGCTACGCGGCGGGGGTGAAGCGGGTGACGTGGCCCTACGTCATTTCCATCCTGGGCGGCCTGCTCATCCTCATCGAGGGGGTGGTGGTCGCCGTGGTGAGCCCCTTTATCGCCACCGAGGGGGGCATCGGGCCCGATGCCCTCCTGTTCGGCGTGGCCGTCATAGTGCAGGGCCTCATCATCATCTGGGCGGGCTGGGGCCTTCGCAGGTTCCCGAACCGGCACGTCGTTTTGGGAGTGGTGATAGTGGTCCTCTCGATGGTCTCCATGCTTCTGGCCGGCGGCGGCTTCATCATCGGCTCGGTGCTGGGGATCGTCGGCGGAGGCTGGGCCATGATGTCGTTCGAGCCGACCGCCAAGAACGAGTGGGGGGAGTGA
- the gatD gene encoding Glu-tRNA(Gln) amidotransferase subunit GatD, with product MSYSSHVNDLLKRLGAAEGDLLNIKSEGREHNGTLMPHHEFSHPDVVVLKLKSGYNVGIKITPSSEVSVVRKGEAREKKPRPQAGGKGKKEVAVLGTGGTIASYVDYRTGAVHPALAAGDLVAAVPEIADICDVKAEVLFSIFSENMSVDRWQALAGAVADRINAGAEGCIIPHGTDTLGYTSAALSFMLEDLTRPVVLVGAQRSSDRPSSDAYTNLLSAARFIVDSDAAEVVALMHDSPSDLSAAVHRGTRVRKMHTSRRDAFRSINSRPLARVDFEGGIVPISPYRKKSSGKVAARTEMETNVALLQFYPGMSPSLFEGVLSKSRGAVFAGSGLGHVSSDMVKAIAKAVKGGTAVVMTSQCLSGRVNLNVYDTGRDLISAGAIPGEDMLPETAYVKLMWVLGQTNDGKKVRELMCSDLRGEISDRRELDE from the coding sequence ATGAGCTACTCATCTCACGTCAATGATCTGCTGAAGCGCCTGGGCGCCGCGGAGGGCGACCTGCTCAACATCAAGAGCGAGGGCCGCGAGCACAACGGCACCCTGATGCCCCATCATGAGTTCAGTCATCCCGACGTCGTGGTCCTCAAGCTGAAGAGCGGCTATAACGTGGGCATCAAGATCACCCCGTCCTCGGAGGTATCCGTGGTCCGCAAGGGCGAGGCGAGGGAGAAGAAGCCCCGCCCCCAGGCCGGGGGGAAAGGCAAGAAGGAGGTGGCGGTGCTCGGGACCGGAGGCACGATAGCGAGCTACGTGGACTACCGCACCGGCGCGGTCCACCCCGCCCTGGCCGCCGGCGACCTGGTGGCCGCGGTCCCCGAGATCGCGGACATATGCGACGTCAAGGCGGAAGTGCTGTTCTCCATCTTCTCGGAGAACATGTCGGTGGACCGGTGGCAGGCGCTGGCGGGGGCGGTCGCCGACCGCATCAACGCCGGCGCGGAGGGGTGCATCATCCCCCACGGCACCGACACCCTGGGATACACTTCCGCGGCGCTCTCGTTCATGCTCGAGGACCTGACCAGGCCGGTGGTGCTGGTGGGAGCTCAGCGCTCCTCGGACCGCCCCTCCTCGGACGCCTACACCAACCTGCTGTCGGCGGCGCGATTCATTGTCGACTCTGACGCCGCAGAAGTGGTGGCGCTGATGCACGACTCGCCCTCGGACCTCAGCGCGGCGGTGCACCGCGGCACCAGGGTCAGGAAGATGCACACCTCTCGAAGGGACGCCTTCCGCAGCATCAACTCCCGCCCCCTGGCCAGGGTCGACTTCGAGGGTGGCATAGTGCCCATCTCCCCATACCGCAAGAAATCCTCCGGGAAGGTAGCGGCGAGGACGGAGATGGAGACCAATGTCGCGCTGCTGCAGTTCTATCCTGGCATGAGCCCCTCCCTGTTCGAGGGCGTGCTGTCGAAGAGCAGGGGAGCGGTGTTCGCCGGCTCCGGCCTCGGCCACGTGTCCTCGGACATGGTGAAGGCCATCGCCAAGGCCGTAAAGGGAGGCACGGCCGTGGTCATGACCTCCCAGTGCCTGAGCGGGAGGGTGAACTTGAACGTCTACGACACCGGCAGGGACCTCATTTCCGCCGGCGCCATCCCTGGGGAGGACATGCTGCCGGAGACCGCGTACGTGAAGCTGATGTGGGTGTTGGGGCAAACGAACGACGGCAAGAAGGTGAGGGAGCTGATGTGCTCGGACCTGAGAGGCGAGATATCCGACAGGAGGGAGCTCGATGAGTGA
- a CDS encoding zinc ribbon domain-containing protein, whose protein sequence is MGESIFMCVHFDRPRLRDSLEDSGLKGWKVEAGDGAAPWQIEYAKKAPVRATDGNASAEKRCPTCGTGTASFARFCPSCGHRFEDRPAGARELFRSGPAPGPSPAAGPAGYSPFPGPETEHQGMLRREHAHPVPAPAPVPPPGQWAPRPATPYQVAPVQGMDRKNPRLAMFLALVPGLLLFMGMGQFYTRRWLKGIIFFVAGGFLGTMSYVALYVLLDPGNADIFFGTVLVTAMFMVPWLGLLAWSAVDAVEAAKRINAGPP, encoded by the coding sequence ATGGGCGAGAGCATCTTTATGTGCGTACATTTCGATAGGCCGCGCCTGAGGGATAGCCTGGAGGATAGTGGCCTGAAGGGATGGAAGGTCGAGGCCGGCGATGGGGCCGCCCCATGGCAGATAGAATATGCCAAAAAAGCGCCGGTCCGCGCTACGGACGGAAATGCCTCGGCCGAGAAGCGCTGCCCCACCTGCGGCACCGGGACCGCGTCCTTCGCCCGGTTCTGCCCGTCCTGCGGGCACCGGTTCGAGGACCGGCCGGCGGGAGCGAGGGAGCTGTTCCGATCCGGCCCCGCCCCGGGCCCTTCCCCTGCTGCCGGTCCCGCCGGGTACTCCCCATTTCCCGGCCCTGAGACAGAGCACCAAGGGATGCTGCGCCGTGAGCATGCCCATCCCGTCCCGGCTCCCGCGCCGGTCCCGCCGCCTGGCCAATGGGCGCCGCGGCCCGCCACGCCGTACCAGGTGGCGCCGGTGCAGGGGATGGACCGGAAGAACCCCCGCCTGGCGATGTTCCTGGCGCTGGTGCCGGGGCTCCTCCTGTTCATGGGCATGGGCCAGTTCTATACCCGCCGCTGGCTCAAGGGCATCATATTCTTTGTGGCGGGCGGGTTCCTGGGGACCATGTCTTATGTCGCCCTGTACGTCCTGCTCGACCCCGGCAATGCTGATATTTTCTTCGGGACCGTCCTGGTCACGGCCATGTTCATGGTGCCCTGGCTGGGCTTGCTGGCGTGGTCGGCCGTTGATGCGGTCGAGGCGGCCAAAAGGATAAATGCAGGCCCGCCGTGA
- a CDS encoding DUF6114 domain-containing protein, with protein MPAERTAIATPPAAAYVLMLLAGVLVIINGMMSIAVGRSLDVAIFEAGALVGVAGVLMGAGMLLAASRLNSRPAEHVRLGAAVIVLSLASLVLAGGGFIIGSAMGVGGGILAIVWRV; from the coding sequence ATCCCTGCGGAGCGGACCGCCATCGCCACGCCCCCGGCCGCGGCGTACGTGCTCATGCTGCTCGCCGGAGTGCTGGTGATCATCAACGGCATGATGTCCATCGCGGTGGGGCGGTCCCTCGACGTTGCAATCTTCGAGGCGGGGGCGCTCGTCGGCGTGGCCGGTGTGCTCATGGGGGCGGGAATGCTCCTCGCGGCGTCGCGGCTGAACTCGAGGCCGGCCGAGCACGTGCGCCTGGGCGCGGCGGTGATAGTCCTCTCCCTCGCCAGCCTGGTGCTGGCGGGAGGAGGGTTCATCATCGGCTCGGCCATGGGCGTCGGCGGGGGGATCCTGGCCATCGTCTGGAGAGTGTGA